The Desulfurispora thermophila DSM 16022 genome contains a region encoding:
- the thrC gene encoding threonine synthase encodes MQYASTRGGYGPVSAAQAIEAGIAPDGGLFVPLQEVKLDDFLAWRELDYAGRARQVLRAYLTDFTEEELAHCASNAYSDRNFDHPQVAPVVELAEDLFVLELWHGPTSAFKDMALQILPYFLPLARRKNGGDQEIVILVATSGDTGKAALEGFKDVPGTRILVFFPNQGVSEVQRLQMVTQAGGNVGVVAVQGNFDDAQGGVKAIFTDPQLRAELARAGFVFSSANSINWGRLVPQIVYYFSAYLDLVQKGRLVAGAPVNFVVPTGNFGNILAGYYARAAGLPVHKLICAANSNNVLTDFVRSGTYDRRRPFYKTLSPSMDILVSSNLERLLYHLSDGDSAAVATWMGSLQREGLYSVSAGVQEKVCRLFWSDYADDQRTLDTIARAYRQYGYVLDTHTAVGLAVYENYRRETGDPTPTVLLSTASPFKFNASVARALLGEVAVQGRSEFALLELLSRHTGLAVPAGLRDLDKKPVRHKRVVEKSQMVLAVREFLGLA; translated from the coding sequence ATGCAATATGCCAGTACGCGCGGTGGCTATGGCCCGGTGAGCGCGGCGCAGGCCATTGAGGCCGGCATTGCGCCGGACGGCGGGCTCTTTGTGCCGCTACAGGAAGTAAAGCTGGACGATTTTCTGGCCTGGCGGGAGCTGGACTACGCCGGGCGGGCCCGCCAGGTGCTGCGGGCCTATCTGACCGATTTTACTGAAGAGGAACTGGCCCATTGTGCCAGCAATGCTTACAGCGACCGCAATTTCGACCACCCGCAGGTGGCTCCCGTGGTGGAGTTGGCGGAAGATCTGTTTGTGCTGGAGCTGTGGCACGGCCCCACCAGCGCCTTCAAAGATATGGCCCTGCAAATCCTGCCCTATTTTCTGCCCCTGGCCCGGCGCAAAAACGGCGGGGATCAGGAAATTGTCATCCTGGTGGCCACCTCGGGCGACACGGGCAAGGCGGCGCTGGAGGGCTTCAAAGACGTACCCGGCACCAGAATTCTGGTGTTTTTCCCGAACCAGGGCGTCAGTGAAGTACAAAGGCTGCAGATGGTCACCCAGGCAGGCGGCAATGTGGGCGTGGTGGCCGTGCAGGGCAATTTCGACGATGCCCAGGGCGGGGTGAAGGCCATCTTCACCGACCCGCAGCTGCGGGCTGAACTGGCCCGGGCCGGCTTTGTCTTTTCTTCGGCCAACTCCATCAACTGGGGCCGTCTGGTGCCGCAGATTGTTTACTATTTCAGCGCTTATCTGGATCTGGTGCAAAAAGGTCGCCTGGTGGCCGGCGCGCCGGTGAACTTTGTCGTGCCCACGGGCAATTTCGGCAATATCCTGGCCGGCTACTATGCCCGGGCGGCTGGCCTGCCCGTGCACAAATTGATCTGCGCCGCCAACAGCAACAATGTGCTGACCGACTTCGTGCGCAGTGGTACCTACGACCGGCGGCGGCCCTTTTACAAAACGCTTTCTCCCTCCATGGACATCCTGGTCTCCAGCAACCTGGAGCGCCTGCTGTACCACTTAAGCGATGGCGACAGTGCCGCCGTGGCGACCTGGATGGGCTCGCTGCAGCGGGAGGGGCTGTACAGCGTTTCGGCCGGTGTGCAGGAAAAGGTGTGCCGGCTCTTCTGGTCGGACTACGCCGATGATCAGCGTACGCTGGACACCATCGCCCGGGCTTACCGGCAGTACGGCTATGTGCTGGATACCCACACCGCGGTGGGTCTGGCCGTGTATGAAAACTACCGGCGGGAAACCGGCGACCCCACTCCCACCGTGTTGCTCTCCACGGCCAGCCCCTTTAAATTCAACGCCAGTGTGGCCCGCGCCCTGCTGGGCGAGGTGGCGGTGCAGGGCCGGAGCGAGTTTGCCCTGCTGGAGCTGCTTTCCCGCCATACCGGCCTGGCCGTGCCCGCGGGGTTGCGCGATCTGGACAAAAAGCCGGTCCGCCACAAGCGGGTGGTGGAGAAAAGCCAGATGGTCCTGGCGGTGCGGGAGTTTTTGGGTCTGGCCTGA
- a CDS encoding DegV family protein, translating into MSNVKIITDSAADLPPELQQQYDVEVVPLYVTFEDGQTYLDGVDITPQQFSQKLLASRELPKTSRPNPETFARCFQRALNHYRDIIYVGISSKISGTVESAQLAARQFTERVHVWDSRMGSLGIGILAMKAAELARQGLSAASVLEKLQQYRQEMNLIFTMDSLENLIKGGRVNKLPGFIGNLLDIKPIGMATLEGQIKVLEKIRGRKKSLLRLLQLVEELGKNLPEKIVGITHLDCLEEAMQLKESIQNKFAPREVLVAPVGTTIGTYGGKGCIVISF; encoded by the coding sequence ATGAGCAATGTAAAAATAATTACGGATAGTGCCGCGGATTTGCCGCCCGAACTGCAACAGCAATATGATGTGGAAGTGGTGCCGCTGTACGTTACTTTTGAGGACGGCCAGACCTATCTGGACGGCGTGGATATCACCCCGCAGCAATTTTCGCAAAAGCTGCTGGCCAGCCGGGAGCTGCCCAAAACCTCCCGTCCCAATCCGGAAACCTTTGCCCGGTGTTTCCAGCGCGCCTTAAACCATTACCGGGACATAATCTATGTCGGCATATCCTCTAAAATCAGCGGCACGGTGGAGAGCGCTCAACTGGCCGCCCGCCAGTTTACCGAGCGGGTGCATGTATGGGATTCCCGCATGGGTTCGCTGGGCATCGGCATCCTGGCCATGAAAGCGGCCGAACTGGCCCGGCAGGGCTTGAGTGCCGCCAGTGTCCTGGAAAAACTGCAACAATACCGCCAGGAAATGAATTTGATATTTACCATGGATTCGCTGGAAAACCTGATCAAGGGCGGCCGGGTCAACAAATTGCCGGGGTTCATCGGTAATTTGCTGGACATCAAGCCTATTGGCATGGCCACCCTGGAAGGTCAGATCAAAGTGCTGGAAAAAATCCGCGGCCGCAAGAAATCGCTGCTGCGCCTCCTGCAACTGGTGGAAGAACTGGGCAAAAATCTGCCGGAAAAAATTGTGGGCATCACCCATCTGGACTGCCTGGAGGAAGCAATGCAGCTTAAAGAGAGCATTCAAAATAAATTTGCCCCGCGGGAAGTGCTGGTGGCGCCGGTGGGCACCACCATCGGCACATACGGGGGCAAGGGTTGTATTGTCATCTCTTTTTAA